In Chelonoidis abingdonii isolate Lonesome George chromosome 22, CheloAbing_2.0, whole genome shotgun sequence, one genomic interval encodes:
- the COMT gene encoding catechol O-methyltransferase isoform X2, with protein MLGSYPILFSIVTSLLFIVLLPAVLIRNNGWAAILWNEIIVQQINNFIMAQSKEERILNFVLQNAVRGDPQSVVDTIDKYCSQKEWAMNVGPEKGLILDKILEETKPSVLLELGTYCGYSAVRIARLLKPSARLLTVEFNPDFAAIARQMIEFAGVQDKVKILEGPSETIIPQLKKKHEVDTLDFVFLDHWKDRYLPDTILLLDHGLLRKGSVILADNVIVPGAPEFIKYIRNNNRFECTNYPSHVEYMKVKDAMEKAVFVG; from the exons ATGCTGGGGAGCTATCCGATCCTTTTCTCCATAGTTACCAGCCTGCTCTTCATcgtgctgctgcctgcagtgctCATCAGAAACAACGGCTGGGCAGCCATTCTGTGGAATGAAATTATCGTGCAGCAAATAAACAATTTCATCATGGCTCAGAGCAAAGAAGAGAGGATTTTAAACTTCGTGCTGCAGAATGCAGTCAGAGGAGACCCCCAGAGTGTAGTGGACACCATAGATAAGTACTGCTCTCAGAAGGAGTGGGCCATGAATGTGGGGCCTGAAAAAG GTTTGATTCTAGATAAGATACTGGAGGAGACAAAGCCATCAGTCTTGCTGGAGCTGGGAACGTACTGTGGCTATTCAGCTGTGAGGATTGCTCGGCTGTTAAAGCCCAGTGCTCGCTTACTGACCGTTGAGTTCAACCCTGACTTTGCTGCTATTGCCAGACAGATGATTGAGTTTGCTGGAGTGCAAGATAAG GTGAAAATTCTAGAAGGCCCTTCGGAGACAATTATCCCACAGCTGAAGAAAAAGCATGAAGTGGACACACTGGATTTTGTCTTTCTCGACCATTGGAAAGATAGATACCTGCCAGACACCATCCTGCTGCTT GACCATGGCTTGCTGAGGAAGGGCTCTGTTATCCTGGCTGACAACGTCATTGTCCCTGGGGCTCCAGAGTTCATTAAGTATATCCGCAATAACAACAGGTTTGAATGTACCAACTATCCCTCGCACGTGGAATACATGAAAGTGAAGGACGCCATGGAAAAGGCCGTGTTTGTGGGATAA
- the COMT gene encoding catechol O-methyltransferase isoform X1 has translation MKMLGSYPILFSIVTSLLFIVLLPAVLIRNNGWAAILWNEIIVQQINNFIMAQSKEERILNFVLQNAVRGDPQSVVDTIDKYCSQKEWAMNVGPEKGLILDKILEETKPSVLLELGTYCGYSAVRIARLLKPSARLLTVEFNPDFAAIARQMIEFAGVQDKVKILEGPSETIIPQLKKKHEVDTLDFVFLDHWKDRYLPDTILLLDHGLLRKGSVILADNVIVPGAPEFIKYIRNNNRFECTNYPSHVEYMKVKDAMEKAVFVG, from the exons ATGAAG ATGCTGGGGAGCTATCCGATCCTTTTCTCCATAGTTACCAGCCTGCTCTTCATcgtgctgctgcctgcagtgctCATCAGAAACAACGGCTGGGCAGCCATTCTGTGGAATGAAATTATCGTGCAGCAAATAAACAATTTCATCATGGCTCAGAGCAAAGAAGAGAGGATTTTAAACTTCGTGCTGCAGAATGCAGTCAGAGGAGACCCCCAGAGTGTAGTGGACACCATAGATAAGTACTGCTCTCAGAAGGAGTGGGCCATGAATGTGGGGCCTGAAAAAG GTTTGATTCTAGATAAGATACTGGAGGAGACAAAGCCATCAGTCTTGCTGGAGCTGGGAACGTACTGTGGCTATTCAGCTGTGAGGATTGCTCGGCTGTTAAAGCCCAGTGCTCGCTTACTGACCGTTGAGTTCAACCCTGACTTTGCTGCTATTGCCAGACAGATGATTGAGTTTGCTGGAGTGCAAGATAAG GTGAAAATTCTAGAAGGCCCTTCGGAGACAATTATCCCACAGCTGAAGAAAAAGCATGAAGTGGACACACTGGATTTTGTCTTTCTCGACCATTGGAAAGATAGATACCTGCCAGACACCATCCTGCTGCTT GACCATGGCTTGCTGAGGAAGGGCTCTGTTATCCTGGCTGACAACGTCATTGTCCCTGGGGCTCCAGAGTTCATTAAGTATATCCGCAATAACAACAGGTTTGAATGTACCAACTATCCCTCGCACGTGGAATACATGAAAGTGAAGGACGCCATGGAAAAGGCCGTGTTTGTGGGATAA